The Candidatus Paceibacterota bacterium genome includes a region encoding these proteins:
- a CDS encoding NUDIX hydrolase, with protein MEIKDKELHRIATTCIIYNAQNKYLVTKRSPTKKVHPNKWTVPGGGLNVDDYINTPQTLGNAGWYGAIEKGLLREIKEEVNVVIGKAKYLLDLTFIRPDGVPVLVLSYYAPYISGEVMLDEDAVEYRWVSLEEAKTLDLIAGIYEEIEEVENILKSS; from the coding sequence ATGGAAATCAAAGACAAAGAGCTCCACCGCATCGCTACCACCTGCATTATTTATAATGCTCAGAATAAATATCTGGTCACCAAAAGAAGCCCGACTAAAAAAGTCCATCCAAACAAATGGACGGTGCCCGGCGGCGGCTTAAATGTCGACGATTATATCAACACTCCCCAAACTCTGGGCAATGCCGGCTGGTATGGTGCCATCGAAAAAGGCCTCTTGAGAGAAATAAAAGAAGAAGTAAACGTTGTGATCGGCAAAGCCAAATATCTTCTCGACCTTACTTTCATCCGACCAGACGGCGTCCCCGTCCTTGTCTTGAGCTACTACGCTCCCTATATTTCTGGAGAAGTGATGCTTGATGAAGACGCTGTAGAATACCGATGGGTGTCGCTGGAAGAAGCCAAAACTCTGGATCTCATTGCTGGGATTTATGAAGAAATTGAGGAGGTGGAAAATATATTAAAGAGTAGTTAA